In Cheilinus undulatus linkage group 24, ASM1832078v1, whole genome shotgun sequence, a single window of DNA contains:
- the LOC121506371 gene encoding midkine-B-like, with protein sequence MRAALLLLLLFLVTLTDAAAAGKNKKEKNKPSPTGSGCTDWRYGNCVPSNGDCGAGFREGSCDQQTKRMKCKVPCNWKKDFGADCKYRFGSWGECDPGTDLRTRSGTLKKALFNAECQQTITVSKPCPGKTKTKNKGKKRKGKGN encoded by the exons ATGAGGgctgctcttcttcttctgctgctgtttttagtCACCCTGACTGATGCTGCAGCCGCAGGGAAAAACAAGAAAG agaaaaacaaaccctCCCCAACCGGGTCAGGATGCACTGACTGGCGCTATGGCAACTGTGTCCCTAGCAACGGGGACTGCGGAGCAGGGTTTAGAGAGGGGTCATGTGACCAGCAGACCAAGAGGATGAAATGTAAAGTACCATGCAACTGGAAAAAGGACTTTGGAG CTGACTGCAAGTACCGCTTTGGTAGCTGGGGGGAATGTGATCCAGGAACCGACCTGAGGACCAGATCAGGCACCCTGAAGAAGGCTCTGTTTAACGCCGAGTGCCAACAGACCATCACCGTCTCCAAACCCTGCCCTGGAAAAaccaagacaaaaaacaaag gaaagaagagaaaaggcAAGGGGAACTAG